A stretch of Desulfurivibrio alkaliphilus AHT 2 DNA encodes these proteins:
- a CDS encoding IS256 family transposase — protein MTKSTPTALSQQGNNVADPLTDLLRDGARMLIAQAVEAELQAFMAQYSSRLEDGRRTVVRNGYLPGRTIQTGIGDVEVKVPKVRDRSGQGLKFNSSLLPPYLKRARSVDELLPWLYLRGISTGDYQEALAALLGEQAKGLSANTISRLKAKWLAEHTKWRQRDLNGKRYVYWWVDGIYSNVRMDDKLCLLVIIGVTDQGHKELIAVEDGYRESSDSWYELLAGLRARGLTTGPELAVGDGSLGFWNALGRVYPKTRHQRCWVHKTANVLNKMPKKLQLKAKADLHDIWMAETKEDASQAFDRMLARFEDKYPKAMECLAKDRDELLAFYDFPAEHWVHIRTTNPIESAFATVRLRSKRSRNCGSRDTTLTMVFKLLQSAEKRWKKIKGFRRLAEVVTGIQFKNGIKVSDQPMRMAA, from the coding sequence ATGACCAAGTCTACCCCAACCGCTCTTTCACAACAAGGAAACAATGTCGCCGACCCGCTTACCGACCTTTTGCGCGATGGTGCCAGGATGCTGATTGCCCAGGCCGTAGAAGCTGAATTACAGGCCTTCATGGCCCAATACTCCAGCCGCTTGGAAGATGGCCGCAGGACAGTGGTCCGAAACGGCTATCTTCCCGGTCGCACGATCCAGACCGGAATCGGCGATGTCGAGGTCAAAGTTCCCAAGGTGCGAGATCGTAGCGGCCAAGGCCTCAAGTTCAACAGCAGTTTGTTGCCGCCTTATCTGAAGCGGGCGCGCAGTGTCGATGAGTTGCTGCCCTGGCTTTACCTGCGAGGAATTTCCACCGGCGATTACCAGGAGGCCCTGGCCGCACTCCTCGGGGAACAGGCCAAGGGGTTGTCGGCCAACACCATCTCCCGCTTGAAAGCCAAATGGCTGGCCGAGCACACCAAATGGCGGCAACGTGACCTGAACGGAAAACGCTACGTTTACTGGTGGGTGGATGGCATCTACAGCAACGTCCGCATGGATGACAAGCTTTGCCTGCTGGTGATCATTGGAGTTACCGACCAGGGGCACAAGGAACTGATAGCGGTGGAGGATGGCTACCGGGAGTCAAGCGACAGCTGGTATGAACTTCTCGCCGGGCTGCGGGCTCGGGGCCTGACCACAGGCCCCGAGTTGGCGGTTGGCGATGGTTCCTTGGGGTTCTGGAACGCCTTGGGCAGGGTCTATCCGAAGACCCGCCACCAACGCTGCTGGGTTCACAAAACGGCCAACGTGCTGAACAAGATGCCCAAAAAGCTTCAGCTCAAGGCCAAGGCTGATTTGCATGATATCTGGATGGCTGAGACCAAGGAAGATGCCAGCCAGGCTTTTGATCGTATGCTGGCCCGTTTCGAAGACAAATACCCCAAGGCCATGGAGTGCCTGGCCAAGGACCGGGACGAGTTGCTGGCTTTTTACGATTTTCCAGCCGAACACTGGGTGCATATCAGGACCACCAACCCCATCGAGTCGGCCTTTGCCACTGTGCGCCTGCGCAGCAAGAGATCACGGAACTGCGGTTCCAGGGACACCACCCTGACCATGGTCTTTAAGCTGCTGCAAAGCGCTGAAAAAAGATGGAAAAAGATCAAGGGATTTCGCCGGCTGGCTGAGGTCGTCACCGGCATACAATTCAAAAACGGAATCAAGGTGTCAGATCAACCTATGCGGATGGCCGCCTGA
- a CDS encoding ATP-binding protein encodes MEIIRRFFQSPNGSFFLFGPRGTGKSTWLQTILPGAIRVDLLDPETQRLYQARPERLRELVAGRPKAREVVIDEVQKVPTLLDVVHQLVESDRRLRFVLTGSSARKLRRGGYNLLAGRLVEAGMHPFMAAELEDSFNLSKALEIGLVPLVWSSPDSAATLRAYASLYLREEVQAEALVRDIGAFSRFLEAISFSHGNQLNLAEVARECQVGRKTAEGYLVILEDLLLAFRVPVFTRRAKRHLVAHSKFYYFDAGVFRSLRPTGPLDRPSEIAGPALEGLVAQHLRAWIAYRQSDARLYYWRTKSGNEVDFVLYGQDVFTAIEVKHAAHVHGKDLRGLQAFREDYPEASVLLLHLGQERLEIKGIPCLPCEEFLKGMHPDRPLLV; translated from the coding sequence ATGGAAATAATAAGACGTTTTTTCCAGAGTCCGAACGGCAGTTTTTTTCTTTTCGGGCCGCGAGGAACCGGCAAATCCACTTGGCTGCAAACCATATTGCCCGGCGCCATCAGGGTTGACCTGCTGGATCCGGAGACACAACGGCTTTACCAGGCCCGCCCGGAGCGGCTCCGCGAGCTGGTGGCCGGTCGGCCGAAAGCAAGAGAGGTGGTGATCGACGAAGTCCAGAAGGTGCCCACCTTGCTGGATGTTGTCCATCAACTGGTGGAATCAGACCGGAGGCTGCGCTTTGTGCTCACCGGCTCCAGCGCTCGCAAGCTGCGGCGGGGTGGATACAACCTGTTGGCAGGGCGGCTGGTCGAAGCCGGTATGCATCCGTTCATGGCGGCGGAACTGGAGGATTCCTTCAATTTATCCAAAGCATTGGAGATCGGCCTGGTGCCCCTTGTTTGGAGCTCCCCGGATTCAGCCGCCACATTGCGTGCTTACGCTTCGCTGTACCTGCGGGAAGAGGTGCAGGCCGAAGCGCTGGTCCGCGACATCGGTGCCTTTTCTCGCTTCCTTGAGGCCATCAGTTTTTCCCATGGCAACCAGCTCAATCTGGCTGAAGTGGCGCGGGAGTGCCAAGTGGGCCGCAAAACAGCGGAGGGCTACCTGGTCATTCTTGAAGATCTGCTATTGGCTTTTCGGGTGCCGGTTTTCACTCGTCGCGCCAAGCGTCATCTTGTGGCACACTCTAAATTTTATTATTTCGACGCCGGCGTGTTCCGTTCCCTACGACCCACGGGCCCTCTGGATCGACCCTCAGAAATCGCGGGTCCGGCGCTGGAAGGACTTGTGGCACAGCACCTGAGAGCCTGGATCGCCTACCGGCAATCAGATGCCCGCCTTTATTACTGGCGCACCAAGTCGGGCAATGAAGTGGATTTTGTCCTTTACGGCCAAGATGTTTTCACGGCCATCGAGGTCAAACATGCTGCCCATGTGCACGGTAAAGATCTGCGCGGCCTGCAGGCCTTTCGGGAGGATTACCCGGAAGCTTCCGTACTTTTGCTCCACCTCGGCCAAGAGAGGCTGGAAATAAAGGGAATCCCGTGCCTTCCCTGCGAGGAATTTTTAAAAGGCATGCACCCGGATCGGCCTCTTTTGGTCTGA
- a CDS encoding polysaccharide biosynthesis C-terminal domain-containing protein, translating into MQLTSKKPAFADARGEIVDIVEKIPFDSLTVITSRQGAVRGNHYHRETTQYTFILAGKCRYRSQKPDQPAEEAIMVKGDLAVSPPLESHAFEALEDSVLLAFCQGPRSGSQYETDTFRLVEPLIPSNEDEGA; encoded by the coding sequence ATGCAACTGACGAGTAAAAAACCCGCCTTTGCCGATGCCAGAGGCGAAATTGTCGATATTGTGGAAAAAATTCCCTTTGACTCCCTGACGGTGATCACCAGCCGCCAAGGAGCGGTGCGGGGCAACCACTACCACCGGGAAACCACCCAATACACCTTTATCCTGGCAGGAAAGTGTCGATATCGTTCGCAAAAGCCGGACCAGCCGGCGGAAGAGGCCATCATGGTCAAAGGAGACCTGGCGGTCTCGCCGCCGCTGGAGAGCCACGCTTTTGAAGCCCTGGAGGACTCTGTACTGCTTGCCTTCTGCCAGGGGCCGCGCAGCGGCAGCCAATACGAAACCGATACCTTCCGGCTGGTCGAACCCCTGATCCCATCGAACGAGGACGAAGGGGCATGA
- a CDS encoding class I SAM-dependent methyltransferase, translating to MACRLCGSTNLAKFLDLGFTPPADGFLRREQLQEPETWYPLEVMLCRACGFIQLSYVVSPEVLYRHDYPYESSTTRAGRLHWEEFATTASRRLGLNPDDLVVDIGSNVGILLEAFRNHGTRILGVDPASNIVRIAEKRGIETLNEFFGHEVAREIVAAKGHAAVVTATNVFAHVNDLRSFMHAINFLLHQQGVFIFEAPYFVNLLNHLEYDTIYHEHLSYLSLKPLVNFFGEFGMEIFDVEERDIHGGSFRVYIGRRGQHPVAPVVGKMIQAEEDQGIYDLAVLNRFAAAVADNRRELRLLLHQLKHQGKRLAAVSAPAKGMTLLNYCRIGTETLDFVTEKSTLKIGRFTPGTHIPVQADAALLEQMPDYALLLAWNFAAEIMDNLAEYRERGGKFIIPIPTPTIV from the coding sequence ATGGCTTGCAGGCTTTGCGGCAGCACCAACCTGGCAAAATTTCTCGACCTGGGCTTTACCCCTCCGGCAGACGGCTTCCTGCGTCGCGAACAACTACAGGAGCCGGAAACCTGGTACCCGCTGGAAGTCATGCTCTGCCGGGCCTGCGGCTTTATCCAGCTCAGCTACGTGGTCTCGCCGGAGGTCCTCTACCGGCACGACTATCCTTATGAATCCTCTACTACCCGCGCGGGCCGGCTCCACTGGGAAGAATTCGCCACCACCGCCTCCCGGCGGCTGGGCCTGAACCCCGACGACCTGGTAGTCGATATCGGCAGTAATGTCGGGATTTTGCTGGAAGCTTTCCGCAATCACGGCACCAGGATTTTGGGAGTCGACCCGGCCAGCAACATCGTCCGCATCGCCGAGAAACGGGGAATCGAAACCCTCAATGAATTTTTCGGCCATGAAGTGGCCCGGGAGATCGTGGCCGCCAAGGGCCATGCCGCGGTGGTCACCGCCACCAACGTTTTTGCCCATGTCAACGATCTGCGCAGCTTCATGCACGCAATCAATTTTCTTCTGCACCAGCAGGGGGTGTTCATCTTTGAGGCACCCTATTTCGTCAATCTGCTCAACCACCTGGAATACGACACCATTTACCACGAGCATCTCTCCTATCTCTCACTCAAACCCCTGGTAAATTTCTTTGGGGAATTCGGCATGGAGATTTTCGATGTCGAGGAGCGTGACATCCATGGCGGCTCCTTCCGGGTTTACATTGGACGTCGGGGTCAGCACCCCGTGGCGCCGGTGGTGGGAAAGATGATCCAAGCGGAGGAGGACCAAGGCATCTACGATCTTGCGGTTCTTAACCGCTTTGCCGCAGCGGTGGCGGACAACCGGCGGGAGTTGCGCTTGCTGCTGCACCAGCTCAAGCACCAGGGCAAGCGGTTGGCTGCGGTCAGCGCCCCGGCCAAAGGAATGACCTTGCTCAACTACTGCCGGATCGGCACGGAAACCCTGGATTTCGTTACCGAAAAATCGACCCTTAAAATCGGCCGCTTCACTCCCGGCACCCATATCCCGGTTCAAGCCGACGCCGCCCTGCTGGAGCAGATGCCGGACTATGCCCTGCTGCTGGCCTGGAACTTCGCTGCCGAGATTATGGACAACCTGGCGGAGTACCGGGAAAGAGGAGGAAAATTCATCATCCCGATCCCGACCCCGACCATTGTTTGA
- a CDS encoding flippase: MNKFWTRFLPTFIKRQVEGRAYLQNVVGNTGWQFGDHLVRMTVGLVVGIWLARYLGPEQFGLFSYALALVGLFAALGSLGLDDIMVREIVRRPEARNEILGTSLLLRLFGGAVSLLAALGTVMVLRPDDDLSHWLVGIIAAGALFQAFHVIEFWFHSQVQAKYAVLARNSAFLFCSLLKIGLIVAGAQLIYFAWVALLEVMLGAAGLIIAYTLKSGSLRQWQARLKKAKKLLYDSWPLMLAGLVVMVYLRIDQVMLGEMAGHQEVGIYSVAVRMAEVWLFIPTALYWSVFPAIVEARATSEELFYERLQKFYNLTALTMYAVAVPVALLAHWLVPLLFGADYASGGLLLAVLIWANVFAGLEMARSSFLTVMNWTRIYLVTVTLGCLLNVGLNYWLIPIYGGMGAVIASLAAYWFAAHGSCFLFKPLHRTGGMLTRALFYPKIW; the protein is encoded by the coding sequence ATGAATAAATTCTGGACCAGATTTCTACCAACCTTTATCAAGAGGCAAGTTGAGGGCCGGGCCTACCTGCAGAACGTGGTCGGCAATACCGGGTGGCAGTTTGGCGACCATCTGGTGCGGATGACGGTCGGACTGGTGGTGGGAATCTGGCTGGCCCGCTACCTGGGGCCGGAGCAGTTCGGCCTCTTCAGCTATGCTTTGGCCCTGGTGGGTCTTTTTGCGGCCCTGGGCTCGCTGGGGCTGGATGATATCATGGTGCGCGAAATCGTCCGCCGACCGGAGGCCAGAAACGAGATCCTCGGCACCTCTCTGCTGCTGCGCCTGTTCGGCGGAGCAGTCAGCCTGCTGGCGGCGCTGGGCACCGTAATGGTGCTGCGCCCGGATGACGATCTCAGCCATTGGCTGGTGGGAATCATCGCCGCCGGGGCCCTTTTTCAAGCCTTCCATGTTATCGAGTTCTGGTTCCACTCTCAGGTCCAGGCCAAATATGCGGTGCTGGCCAGAAACAGCGCCTTTCTGTTCTGTTCTCTGCTCAAAATCGGCCTGATTGTGGCCGGCGCCCAGTTAATTTACTTTGCCTGGGTGGCGCTGCTCGAGGTCATGCTCGGGGCCGCAGGCCTGATTATTGCATATACACTGAAAAGCGGCAGCTTGCGCCAATGGCAGGCAAGGCTGAAAAAAGCGAAAAAACTGCTGTATGACAGTTGGCCGTTAATGCTTGCCGGCCTGGTGGTAATGGTATATTTACGAATCGACCAGGTAATGCTTGGGGAAATGGCCGGGCACCAGGAGGTGGGCATTTACTCGGTGGCGGTACGAATGGCCGAGGTCTGGCTGTTTATCCCCACCGCGCTCTATTGGTCGGTTTTTCCCGCCATTGTGGAAGCCCGCGCCACCAGCGAGGAACTTTTTTACGAACGGCTGCAGAAATTTTATAATCTGACCGCCCTGACCATGTACGCGGTGGCCGTGCCGGTGGCCCTGCTGGCCCACTGGCTGGTGCCGCTGCTATTTGGCGCCGATTACGCCTCGGGCGGCCTGTTGCTGGCGGTCCTGATCTGGGCCAATGTCTTCGCCGGCCTGGAAATGGCCCGCAGTTCCTTTTTGACGGTGATGAACTGGACCCGGATCTATCTGGTGACCGTCACCTTGGGGTGCCTGCTCAATGTCGGCCTCAACTACTGGCTGATACCCATCTATGGCGGGATGGGGGCGGTAATTGCCTCGCTGGCTGCTTACTGGTTCGCGGCCCACGGCTCCTGTTTTCTGTTCAAGCCGCTGCACCGGACCGGCGGCATGCTGACCCGAGCGCTGTTTTACCCGAAGATCTGGTAA